In one Butyrivibrio proteoclasticus B316 genomic region, the following are encoded:
- a CDS encoding Gfo/Idh/MocA family protein: protein MFGRVKVAIMGAGNIAGVMADTLKATKGVECYAVGSRSLEKAQKFASEHGVKKAYGSYAELVSDPKVELVYVATPHSEHFENVKLALSAGKNVICEKAFMLNRAQAEEVFRIAEEKKLLLTEAIWPRYMPLRSKLAEVIASNVIGQPYMLTANLGYNIAGVDRINLPELGGGALLDLGVYVLNFASMAFGNDVSDIASICTFNNHGMDMQDSITLRYKDGRMAVLNATALGISDRSGVIYGPKGYIVVDNINNFEAIHVYDSSYKKTASYKRPKQISGYEYEIESCVKAMKEGWLECPEMPHSETLKMLDMMDFIRKTNGIRFPGEEDAATQFEKTSAHNESSYQVERSDEQSAADISPRVETEQKPEVNSQSEESQES, encoded by the coding sequence ATGTTTGGAAGGGTAAAAGTTGCTATCATGGGTGCCGGTAACATAGCAGGTGTAATGGCAGATACACTTAAGGCTACCAAGGGTGTCGAATGCTATGCAGTAGGATCCAGAAGCCTTGAGAAAGCACAGAAATTTGCCTCAGAGCATGGCGTCAAAAAGGCATACGGTTCATATGCTGAACTTGTAAGTGACCCTAAGGTTGAACTAGTTTATGTAGCCACACCACATTCTGAGCATTTCGAGAATGTTAAGCTTGCATTATCTGCCGGTAAAAATGTTATATGCGAGAAAGCATTTATGCTAAATAGAGCTCAGGCAGAAGAAGTGTTTAGAATTGCGGAGGAGAAGAAACTTTTGCTGACCGAAGCAATTTGGCCAAGATACATGCCTCTTAGAAGTAAGCTTGCAGAGGTTATTGCTAGCAATGTAATTGGTCAGCCTTATATGCTGACTGCAAATCTTGGATACAACATCGCAGGTGTAGATAGGATAAATCTTCCTGAACTTGGTGGCGGTGCACTTCTGGACCTTGGAGTATATGTGCTTAACTTTGCTTCTATGGCCTTTGGAAATGATGTCAGCGATATAGCTTCTATCTGTACTTTTAATAACCATGGAATGGATATGCAGGATAGTATCACACTCAGATACAAGGATGGCAGAATGGCAGTACTGAATGCTACTGCACTTGGAATCAGTGATAGAAGCGGCGTTATCTATGGACCAAAGGGCTACATAGTTGTGGATAACATTAATAATTTTGAAGCTATTCATGTTTATGATTCTTCATACAAGAAGACAGCCAGCTACAAGAGGCCAAAGCAGATTTCCGGGTATGAATATGAAATTGAATCCTGCGTGAAGGCTATGAAGGAAGGATGGCTTGAGTGCCCTGAAATGCCACATTCCGAAACTCTGAAAATGCTCGATATGATGGATTTTATTCGTAAGACCAACGGAATCAGATTTCCGGGAGAGGAAGATGCCGCTACTCAGTTTGAGAAAACATCAGCCCACAATGAGAGTTCTTACCAGGTGGAAAGATCTGACGAACAGAGTGCTGCTGACATAAGCCCGCGGGTTGAAACAGAACAGAAGCCTGAAGTAAATTCCCAGAGCGAAGAAAGCCAGGAATCTTAA
- the efp gene encoding elongation factor P: MISASDFRNGVTIEIDGNVCQIIEFQHVKPGKGAAFVRTKLKDIINGGVKETTFRPTEKFPAARIDKKDMQYLYQDGDIYNFMDSETYEQIGLTSDQIGDSLKFVKENEVCKVMSYNGNVFAVEPPMFVELAITETEPGFKGDTATGATKPATVETGANVSVPLFVNEGDVIKIDTRTGEYLSRV; encoded by the coding sequence ATGATTTCTGCAAGTGATTTCAGAAATGGTGTAACCATCGAAATCGATGGAAACGTATGTCAGATTATTGAATTTCAGCATGTTAAGCCTGGTAAGGGCGCTGCTTTCGTAAGAACTAAGCTCAAGGATATCATCAATGGCGGTGTTAAGGAGACAACATTCCGTCCTACTGAGAAGTTCCCAGCAGCTCGTATTGATAAGAAGGATATGCAGTATCTCTATCAGGATGGAGATATTTACAACTTTATGGATTCAGAGACTTATGAGCAGATCGGTCTTACATCAGATCAGATCGGCGATTCTCTCAAGTTTGTCAAGGAGAACGAGGTATGTAAGGTAATGTCTTACAACGGTAACGTATTTGCAGTTGAGCCACCTATGTTCGTTGAACTTGCAATTACAGAGACTGAGCCTGGATTCAAGGGCGACACAGCTACAGGCGCTACTAAGCCTGCAACAGTTGAGACTGGTGCTAATGTATCAGTTCCTCTCTTCGTTAACGAAGGAGATGTTATCAAGATTGATACTAGAACAGGTGAGTATCTTTCAAGAGTTTAA
- a CDS encoding SH3 domain-containing protein, with protein MKKKNYSFRNDRKNIFALLGDNKKYLMPILFVLAVILTVVIALNANKRTKEIAASVADASLESTLEITEVIPMAENAYEDVNYLINEYYTALANGDSDTIKSIYKGLEDTQLLKAVAASDYIEEFRVVTVYTKPGPVAGSYVAYVYNEVKLFDYDKAVPGLESLYICTDDNGNLYINGDIANANEIEYLKQVNLQEDVIDLNNKVATEYNEMVNSDEALAEFLTKMRAGLQVSVGEALASSEASSDSATEETSSDDSASEATSEAAVATVTTHTIRATDVINIRSSDSETADVISKTAKGEEFKQLEALANGWSKIEYKGGIAYVKTEFFEVVGEETTEVDNSENEDGDQNTQSADASQTTVKSSDTGKMQVSDTVRLRKSQSTESEVLEMIYSGSTVNVVEQYASGWAKVEYNKKTGYIKSEFLTKE; from the coding sequence ATGAAAAAGAAGAATTATTCATTTAGAAATGATAGGAAGAATATTTTTGCCTTGCTAGGAGACAATAAGAAATATCTGATGCCAATATTGTTTGTTTTGGCTGTTATTCTCACTGTAGTTATTGCGCTGAATGCCAATAAGAGGACCAAGGAAATAGCCGCTTCAGTTGCAGATGCAAGTCTTGAATCAACGCTTGAGATAACTGAAGTTATCCCTATGGCAGAAAACGCATATGAAGATGTTAATTATCTGATCAATGAATATTATACGGCTTTAGCTAATGGCGATTCAGATACTATCAAATCAATATATAAGGGACTTGAGGATACACAGCTTCTCAAGGCTGTAGCAGCGTCTGACTACATAGAAGAGTTCAGAGTTGTTACTGTGTATACCAAACCCGGGCCTGTTGCAGGAAGCTATGTTGCATATGTTTACAATGAAGTTAAGCTTTTTGATTATGATAAGGCTGTTCCTGGACTTGAGTCATTATATATTTGCACAGATGATAATGGAAATCTCTATATAAATGGCGATATTGCCAATGCCAATGAAATCGAGTACCTCAAGCAGGTTAATTTACAGGAAGACGTTATAGATCTTAATAACAAGGTCGCTACGGAATACAACGAGATGGTTAATTCAGATGAGGCACTTGCTGAATTCCTTACCAAGATGAGAGCAGGACTTCAGGTATCAGTTGGTGAGGCACTTGCTTCTTCTGAGGCCAGCAGCGATTCTGCTACTGAAGAGACAAGCTCAGATGATTCAGCAAGTGAAGCTACTTCTGAAGCAGCTGTAGCTACAGTTACAACACATACTATCAGGGCTACTGACGTTATCAATATTCGAAGCTCTGACAGTGAGACAGCAGATGTCATTTCCAAGACTGCCAAGGGCGAAGAGTTCAAGCAGCTTGAGGCTCTTGCAAATGGCTGGAGCAAGATTGAGTATAAGGGCGGAATAGCTTACGTCAAGACAGAGTTCTTTGAGGTTGTAGGTGAGGAAACTACAGAAGTTGACAATTCAGAGAATGAGGATGGTGACCAGAATACTCAGTCGGCAGATGCATCACAGACTACGGTTAAATCTTCAGACACCGGTAAGATGCAGGTTAGCGATACAGTAAGACTTCGTAAGAGCCAGAGCACAGAGTCAGAGGTTCTTGAAATGATCTATTCAGGCAGTACTGTTAACGTTGTAGAACAGTATGCAAGCGGATGGGCCAAGGTAGAGTATAACAAGAAGACAGGATATATTAAGTCAGAGTTCCTGACCAAGGAATAA
- a CDS encoding DUF5688 family protein, whose amino-acid sequence MGMKIEDLGKLLVEKISLFLGSEYSIEYKEVSKNNGVLYHALIIRKEGESVAPTIYIDGYYESYTHGKEVQDIAMNVIDLYKESMPKEKFDAGFFTDFSNVCEHLTFKVTNYDKNKDNLTDVPFRKMADLALVPICLVSNRFMGEGSITIRNSHLNSWEVSFDELWENVWENAEKALPARIRTMSETLEHMGNSCEEYMFLPDNIFVVSNAKSMFGAAAVFYPGVMEKLAEKVGGNLVVLPSSVHEAIVMQMPEEEKALFTLVNIVKEVNRTVISSEDYLSDNAYLYSVDEGEIRAINA is encoded by the coding sequence ATGGGTATGAAAATAGAGGATTTGGGTAAATTATTAGTTGAGAAAATTAGTTTATTTTTAGGTTCAGAGTATAGTATTGAGTACAAAGAGGTTAGTAAGAATAACGGCGTGTTATATCACGCACTTATTATCAGAAAGGAAGGAGAAAGTGTTGCTCCTACTATTTATATTGATGGTTATTACGAATCCTATACTCATGGCAAGGAAGTACAAGATATTGCCATGAACGTTATAGATTTGTACAAGGAGAGTATGCCAAAGGAGAAATTTGATGCCGGATTTTTTACAGATTTTTCAAATGTTTGTGAGCATCTTACTTTTAAGGTGACTAATTATGATAAGAACAAAGATAATCTTACAGATGTTCCTTTCAGGAAAATGGCAGATTTAGCACTTGTGCCGATCTGTCTTGTTTCAAACCGTTTTATGGGAGAAGGAAGTATTACTATCAGAAACAGTCACTTAAACAGTTGGGAAGTGTCTTTTGACGAACTATGGGAAAATGTGTGGGAGAATGCTGAGAAAGCTCTGCCTGCGAGGATCAGGACAATGTCAGAAACGCTTGAACATATGGGCAATTCCTGCGAGGAATACATGTTTCTCCCTGACAATATATTTGTGGTTTCTAATGCTAAGAGTATGTTTGGCGCAGCGGCAGTTTTTTATCCGGGAGTAATGGAGAAGCTGGCCGAGAAGGTTGGAGGTAATCTTGTAGTTCTGCCTTCATCTGTGCATGAAGCAATTGTTATGCAAATGCCGGAAGAAGAAAAGGCACTTTTTACACTTGTGAATATAGTTAAAGAGGTAAATAGAACTGTAATTAGCAGTGAAGACTATCTTAGCGACAATGCTTATCTTTATTCCGTGGATGAGGGAGAAATCAGAGCTATTAATGCTTGA
- a CDS encoding YhfC family intramembrane metalloprotease, giving the protein MTGTVPILSIVFMGISGILSFIIPIGLLLYFRKKGAEILPFFIGCAVFFIFALVLEQIFHQIVLLSPIGNSIQNNILIYAVYGGIAAGLFEETGRLLAFKTIMKRYREKDVNSLMYGAGHGGFEAIAILGYTMINNIVISIMINSGASVQLLTNMPAEAAETLRMQLDSLTTAASWLFLIGIIERILAMISHIVFSAIVWFAVKNNKIVLFLLAILMHALLDAVTVLVARSGINGAEYLAEAVVAILVAVFVFVARIIWKKETK; this is encoded by the coding sequence ATGACTGGAACAGTGCCGATATTATCAATTGTATTCATGGGGATATCAGGGATTTTATCTTTTATAATTCCGATAGGACTACTTCTTTATTTTCGCAAAAAGGGTGCAGAGATACTTCCTTTCTTTATTGGATGTGCAGTGTTTTTTATTTTTGCCCTTGTTCTTGAGCAGATATTTCATCAGATCGTTTTACTGTCACCAATAGGAAACAGTATTCAAAATAATATTTTGATATATGCAGTATATGGCGGGATTGCAGCCGGATTATTTGAGGAAACAGGTAGATTATTAGCCTTCAAGACTATAATGAAGCGCTATAGAGAAAAAGATGTAAACTCACTTATGTATGGAGCGGGACATGGCGGCTTTGAGGCAATTGCCATTCTTGGATATACCATGATAAATAATATCGTGATTTCTATCATGATCAATTCAGGTGCTTCAGTTCAGCTATTGACCAATATGCCGGCAGAAGCTGCAGAAACTCTTAGAATGCAGCTTGATTCTCTGACTACTGCGGCTTCGTGGCTGTTTCTTATCGGAATAATCGAGAGAATTCTGGCCATGATATCACATATAGTCTTTTCAGCTATAGTCTGGTTTGCCGTAAAGAATAATAAGATAGTTCTTTTCCTTCTTGCAATTCTAATGCATGCACTACTTGATGCTGTTACAGTCCTGGTTGCAAGGTCAGGTATTAATGGTGCTGAATATTTAGCTGAAGCAGTTGTTGCTATATTAGTGGCCGTATTTGTATTTGTGGCAAGGATCATATGGAAAAAAGAGACAAAATAA